GAGGCACATGCCCCATCAGTACTACCACACTGTCTCTTCTAAAAGAaaacagaggaaaaaaaatacaaacacaggTTTGATTTTGTGTGACTTGCGCAGGTAGAGCATCGCAATAAGGCCATGAaggtaaacgtgtgtgtgtgtgtgtgtgtgtgtgtgtgtgtgtgtgtgtgtgtgtgtgtgtgtgtgtaaaaatgcTGACGAGTTTGTTCGTTTATGCAACCTTCTCCAAACCTCACAGCACCTGCATCCCTCCCAGACCCGTGGGCAGCAGTGAGGCGGCTGACCACCACCAAACTTCTGGACAGGAAATCGTCAGGCAAAAGGCAGAACAAAGATCATCCAGCAAAAATCACGATGTCTAGCATTTCCATGATTGGTCATTTTCAAGCACTTAATCAtgtaaaaaattaataaataaaaggtgaTATCGGGACACGTGAAACCAATGCGTTACCCATAATTCAGTGCacttacagaaaaaaaaaccaaaaaaacactATTTTCTCCCCCAAAGGACCTTTGTGTTTAGCAACACTATTTCGTCACTGCATTCTACCTAAAATGGACTACCAACTTTATTCCTTTACCTTTCACCCTCTTTCCACAGTTAGCCATGGTGTCCTGCACACATTTACAATGGAGAGATTTTAGCATCCctactttttttctttttctttagcAGTGAGCCATTATGGAACTGTCCAGTAGAAAACTCATGTCTGCACCGCCCACATTGCTCATCGCCATAGCAATGCTGCTGTCAGTCACTGCAGTTGGATACACCCACACAATCCTGATTGGGCAGAGCACTTGAGCCGTTCCAGCATGGCATCCTATTGGCCGCAAACCTGACAATGGTTAACGTTCATCCAGCCCTGTATCTCCAATATCACTGATTTTTCCAGTATTCGTAATTAAACTGACATGttctttaaaaggcaaatgaTTAGTAAATGATATGAAAACATGTATTCCAGTGAAAGAAGATGTAGATACCAGCAGAGGTGAGCACTGCTGAGTCTATTAATACTGTTCATCCCGTCCAGCACAACAAACTCAAGTTTCAACAGGGACACCCACATTTTGGCAGAaagcagcactgtgtgtgaCAGCACACGGCAACAGCGAAAAAGCTGGCCGTGCGTCATGGCAACAGCGCAAAGACAGCGTTCTGGCCGTGCGTCTCAGCTAACGAGGACGGGTGGGGAAAGGCAAAGTGCTGCTTCCACTGTCTGCGCACACAccaacaaacgcacacacaccaacaaacgcacacacaccaacaaacgcacacacaccaacaaacgcacacacaccaacaaacgcacacacacacacaccaacaaacgcacacacacacacaccaacaaacgcacacacacacaccaacacaatctCTCTCTTCCGACGGAGAGCTGAAGAACTCAAGAATGGGAGTGACGGCTGGTGTCATCTGTGGTGTCACTAGTCTGGACTCCAGAGGAACCTTCAGTCAGCCGCAGCAGAGAGGACTTGACCTCCTAACGACTGAAAACAAGTCTCTcactacaccccccccaccccacccatccaccccatcactccccccccccctttctctctcagtaGAAGCGTTTCCTGCTGCGTTCCTTCCACCGCTGGAAGATGAGGAGCACTGCCACGATGAAGATGACGAGGCCGCCAACAGagaacaggaagaggaagaggagggtaaAAGTGCTCATGCCCTCGTCCGTCACTTCCACTGGAacgggcagagagagacagagaggaaaccCTCGGTGAACATGGAAAACCTGGTAACGGGGTGAAGCAAAGCCGTCTCTGGTCTCGGAGGAGAGGGCTGGGGCACGGGGTTGTGGAGGCTAACGAGGCAGGTGGCGTTTACCGGGGAGCTCGCGGTAGTCCACGCTGGGGATGGTCACCTCCTGCTCGTTCTCCAACTCCTCTGGGGTGCGCTCCACGGTCAGCTCGTACAGCTTAAAGGAGATCAGGTCGTGATTGTCTGCGAGACATTGCCGAAAACAACAATTGGTACAAAAGTCAGCCGTCTGGAGCAGTCGCCTCGTGGTTGACCAAACTCGAGAGAAACGGGCTCCGTTTTCAAACCTGACAGGTCTCCAGTGATGGACGACACTCCGAAGTAGTAGCCCTGGGGCAGGTGCACGCCGGGCACGTCCAGACACTCCTTCCACTCCTGCTTCCCTTCCACGTCCGTCATGATCTGAAGGCAGAGCCACAAGCAGTGAGGGTCAGGGCACACCCCTTTCTTACTGATCCAGGACCAGGTTTATTTAGCCTCTCGCCAAGCTTAAGCAGAAACAGAGCTCAGTACGAGACTAGTGTATAGGTGTAGGGATTGTGACTTTGCTGGAGTATGACTGATTTCTATGTAAACTCACTTTTAGAAAGAGCAGTGTAACTACAGTCTGTGGAATCCCCCATATGCAAACAGAGTTGACAAACCTCACATTGTCGCCCCTCTATGAATCACTACAAATCCATTTACTTTACATTATGCCCTTCCCTCAAAATCTGATTACAGAtgtctgattggctggtgtATGGAGGGCAGATTCAACAGATGCTGTGGAAGGCAAGGAATTTCTGACCGCGGGGTTATTAGAATTTTTCTGTGACTGTTCAGGTTTAGGGGCGGTGGGTTGGGTGAGTTAGATCTCGTGTTCTCGGTTTGTGTTTGATTACCGTTAATGTGTTCTTCATGTAGCGGACCAGGATGAACGTGTCAAACTCGACGTTGCGCACGGAGACTGCACAACCACCCAGGTCCATGTTCCTTCCATCCTGATCATGATCATAAGCAACCGAGCCGTTCCCCACCATCGCCGAGATATAGGGAAATACTctctactctcacacacacacacacacacacacacacacacaaagtatagGATGAATTCACAACATGATCTAAATCTAATCTAAAGCAACACATTTGATTTGTGAGGGTCCAGATGACCCGCAGAAGCAGATTTCATAACTTAAGTCTGAGACAAGAGCTTGATACATGTTAACTTATCAGCTTATGTAACTCGTTATCTAGCTTGTCATTACATAACTGCTAAGTAAAGGAAGGGTGAAAAATCTGCACCTAGATTTAACATTTTTATGACAAATTTTCTACCAGTAATTATAAAATCTGAAAATGAATTtgagccactagagggcaactTCCTGACTGCGTGGGCACGTGAGTGAGAGGAGAGTCTATGCACATTAACCAACAGTACTCAGCGTTCTGCAGATCAAGGCTCAGGACAGCGTGCCAGATACCTCGTGGTGTTTGTCTTCATTGGGATACGTGTCTACAAATATGCCGAGACCAGTGAAGTGATTCTTATTCCCAAACACTGGGcctaaaacaaaacacaaacaatacaGACAAACAATCAAAATGCTACTAAGGCTCGCTAAGAACTTGTGTTTCAATCTCTTTGACCATTGGTGCGGTTTGGCAGAAGAGGTTCTGGAGCTCTGGGGAGGAGAGGGTTAACGCTTGTGTACCTGTTTGCATGCGTTCTCTGGTGATCCAGACAGCCATCCCATCTCCATTCAGGTTCTTCTTACCTTGCCCATGGATCTTAAACTCCACTCTGACCTCCCAGTCCCTGATATAACAAGGctgcatgcatgtacacacacagtgaaccaGGAACCCAGATTTGTAGAAACATAGTGCAACTGTCTAAATGGCCAGGTACAATTAGACTGAAAGGGATGACAACGGCCAATTCATGTGTGgcttaataataacaacaacaagcaGAAATAATAAAcgaagggagagaaagacccACTATGCGACTCCACACTGCACCCAGTCGGCTCTGCAGGTCCGGGGTTAAGCGCACATGCTCAGGTGTGATCATAGCAGTGCCCACCAAGTCCCAgtgagaggaggtggagaatcCCAGACCTGCACACAAAGCAGAGGAAACACCTTAGTCTTtgcaaaataaaaatacaacaaaatAGTGGAGATAATTCAAGAGATTTGAATCACCCGTTCTGGAGAAGACTAGATAAGCCAGGTATTTTTGTGTGGGCGTGAATTGTAGGACGCAGGTAACTAGCCACGCTTCCTACAATGCGAAATCATATTTCCTCTGCGTGTTACCGGTTACAAATCACTTATCTGAAACGTCAGTTACTAGTCAAAACATAAGCACTATAGTTACGTTACTATCTTAATCACTCTTTTCGTGATTTATAAGACTTTTAGTAACTTCTGAGGTGAACAAGATGATTCTTGTTCTCGTCTGTGGCCTTCATGAACTGGTGAGCTCGGGTTTTGTGAATAAACGGAGTAAGTCCCATAGTTATAGACCCAAAACCAAACACGACCTAACTAACATGACCGTTGTCTAACCTGCCCATCCCTACTAAGCAGTTGCGAAACCGGCTCACACCCTTTCAACACAATACCAGCCAACACCAGCGGTCCAACCCAAACTTGAAACGCCGagaaacaaaatgatttcagtcTAATGCAGGAGCACCCGGTGGTTCCGCCGAGTCACGGTAGCTGTTCCCTGGGCTACAACACGCTGCTGCGGGTGGCAAAGTTTCCGGTTGGTCCGACCCGGGCCGCCGGTACCGAGCCGGCGGCCGTCAGCCCACTCATACCCACCTTGGTACGGCTTGGTCAACGAGTATTCCCTCTTGAGAAACTCATCCATCTGATATTCGTCATTTCCACCACTCCGGTCGGCCAGCGTCAGGAGCAGAACTAGTAGAAAATGTAACCTGgcattctttaaaaaataatgcGATAAACTCTTAATTAGTTGAAAAATAACGTTATGTTTGTTCAACTTGTTCATAGTAGCCGCCATGTTTCTCCTCCTGCTTCTGTGTAGCTCCTCCCACGTTTCTCATTGGGGCATTTCCGCTCTAGGACTTTAATTATTTGCCCTTGGTGCTGTCAATCATATTTCCAGCCAATTACGGTTGTCCACCAGTACCTGGGGATGGATGTTGGACCAATAAACTAATGAAGCTTTTTAAAAGCCACCATGTCAGATTTCAAATAAAAAGCACATTTGTATTTTGACTTCCAGATTAATTTTAAAGCTTTTAAAATAAAGCGATCCAGTAAAAAAGTTTCAATTTTCAAATTCAGTCTTATCACTTCAAGCAGTTTACCTATTGTAATGAAGAAACCAGTTATTCAACAACCACGTATTTCAGATTTAGTTAAATCTTGTACCTACTAGATCCGTTTAATCTTACACTATTCTGTACGTTTTTAAACATTcatttattacagtttttgtGCTCACACTTCAAATTATATTTAAGGCCATTCTCCTTTCATTGCATATAGTCCACTTTATATCTGCTGTGGGAACCTACAAGCTACTACTTTTCATGGATTAGTTCGACTTATTATACGGCGAGTAGAGATGAAGCTCTTATTAAAGGCCTACATAGGCTAAATAAAGTACTGATACATAGATTATtgatattattatgatatattattatattatattatattattatggtGTCATTGGGACACCACGCCTACCAATCTTCTTAGAGATACAGAGGGTCAATCTAATATCACGCTGTCATTTATGTCCTAATAACTATATATAGATTAGGCTACTATGTGCTCATATCTGTACTCATCATATCATATCTCTTACTTTGTCTTAGTTTCCTGCATTGCCAGTGGATTGTCGCTGTAGCGGTGATACATCCGCTCTGCAAACCTATATATTCATGCAGTAATTCTATACACAATTACACATAACTCCTAAAATAATGTGCCGCTATGCTGGTGCTCGCAACTACACGTTTCCAAATTACAAGTAACCGTTTTCCGTTATGTCCCACGAACTTTGTTGTGCTGGTCGTTAGAGCGGATATTAGATGACCTCGACGAGCCTCCGTAACGGTAACGGTGACTGCCCACTTTCCCACGACACCCAGCTTTCTATATGGATTCAGAGATAGGGGTTGCTCCCTCACAAAAGGTGTACGGAAGCAGGATGAAATTGTGGCTTTCATATTTAAACATAGATGTATTGGCAACGAGTAGCTGTTTGCTTTACTTCTAGGTAAAATTCGTTTCagaaagttttttttattgttagtGAAAAATCCTCACTCACTCTGTAATGTGCACTGTATACTGTAGAGGGTGCTGTTGAGTCACGATCTATCATTTTAACATATTTTCTGCTGTTTCTGTCTGCCTGTCAATGAACAGGTGAAAAATTATTACCACAGACCCCACAGAGTCATACGACCTTCATATACTTACAGAGTGAAAACCGGGGATCAGTATTTGGCGATTCTTTCTTAATGGTTATGTATGTAAGAACTGTACACTGTACGAATCATAGATCCACTCTGTGGCAGTTTTGGGCTATGAGAAGTTTCATTGTAGTGGTTACGGAATGTTTGCCGTCTTCATATTTAAGGCTCGAGTTCCCTATTAAAATTGAAataactcctctctctctctcacacacacacacacacacacacacacacctgatacaCTGAGTCTTCAGTCTTAATGTTATTggaaaaatactgaaaatgtatTTAGCTATGGTTACCATAAGGTGTCTGTCTAAAACCTTAAAGTTGCAATCTTAAGAAATTTCCCTAATATAGTCTGTTAGGATTGCAAAAGTTGCACATTAGGTTGCATTAGTTACActcaaaaacactcaaaattggGAATCTGTCAATCCAGGGTCGCAATGAAATCGACGGATTAACAGATCTGGAAACGTTATC
The genomic region above belongs to Brachyhypopomus gauderio isolate BG-103 chromosome 3, BGAUD_0.2, whole genome shotgun sequence and contains:
- the lman2lb gene encoding lectin, mannose-binding 2-like b, with translation MAATMNKLNKHNVIFQLIKSLSHYFLKNARLHFLLVLLLTLADRSGGNDEYQMDEFLKREYSLTKPYQGLGFSTSSHWDLVGTAMITPEHVRLTPDLQSRLGAVWSRIPCYIRDWEVRVEFKIHGQGKKNLNGDGMAVWITRERMQTGPVFGNKNHFTGLGIFVDTYPNEDKHHERVFPYISAMVGNGSVAYDHDQDGRNMDLGGCAVSVRNVEFDTFILVRYMKNTLTIMTDVEGKQEWKECLDVPGVHLPQGYYFGVSSITGDLSDNHDLISFKLYELTVERTPEELENEQEVTIPSVDYRELPVEVTDEGMSTFTLLFLFLFSVGGLVIFIVAVLLIFQRWKERSRKRFY